Proteins encoded together in one Anaerotignum propionicum DSM 1682 window:
- a CDS encoding aminopeptidase: MRDERLEKLAEVLVSYSTKVKAGDRVAISGEEAALPFVKAVTRAAVKKGALIEYYIDIPEVDAEIIKNGTQEQYARENIRFGACAKSDVWISAWGSENVKVFQSIDGERLKNRRLANRENRKIYSQRMGNGSLRWCGTQFPTNGDAQNADMSLDEYEEFVYRAGFLYEEDPVAKWEEMARIQEKWATYLNDKKELHILTKDTDIRVSIAGRKWINCCGQENFPDGEIFTSPVEDGINGHITFSYPSIMNGNEFEEVCLTVENGRIIEATCKNKVKEKQLLSFIDTDEGSRYFGEVAIGTNYGIQQHTKNILFDEKIGGSMHMAIGEAFHEAGGKNESAIHWDMITDMTNEGKIFADGELFYENGKFKEELLKK; this comes from the coding sequence TTGAGAGATGAACGTTTGGAAAAACTTGCGGAAGTTTTAGTAAGCTATTCCACGAAAGTAAAAGCAGGTGACCGTGTTGCCATTTCCGGCGAGGAGGCGGCGTTACCCTTTGTGAAAGCAGTGACCCGTGCGGCGGTGAAAAAAGGTGCCTTGATAGAATACTATATTGATATTCCTGAAGTAGATGCGGAAATTATTAAAAATGGTACCCAAGAGCAATATGCGAGGGAAAATATACGATTTGGTGCATGTGCAAAAAGTGATGTATGGATTAGTGCTTGGGGAAGTGAAAACGTTAAGGTTTTTCAATCTATTGATGGAGAAAGATTGAAAAACCGCCGACTTGCAAATCGGGAAAATCGTAAAATTTATTCCCAGCGCATGGGAAATGGCTCCTTACGTTGGTGTGGTACCCAATTCCCAACCAATGGAGATGCCCAAAATGCAGACATGAGTTTAGATGAATATGAAGAGTTTGTTTACCGTGCCGGCTTTTTATATGAAGAAGATCCTGTTGCCAAATGGGAAGAAATGGCCAGAATTCAAGAAAAGTGGGCAACCTACTTAAATGATAAAAAGGAATTGCATATTCTAACCAAAGACACAGATATACGAGTTTCCATTGCGGGAAGAAAATGGATTAATTGCTGTGGACAAGAAAACTTTCCTGATGGTGAAATATTCACCTCCCCGGTGGAGGATGGCATAAATGGGCACATAACTTTTTCCTATCCTTCTATTATGAATGGAAACGAATTCGAAGAGGTTTGCCTTACTGTTGAAAATGGACGTATTATAGAAGCTACTTGTAAGAATAAAGTGAAAGAAAAACAGCTTTTATCTTTTATTGATACCGATGAGGGTTCTCGCTATTTTGGAGAAGTAGCCATTGGCACAAATTATGGCATACAACAGCATACAAAAAATATTTTGTTTGATGAGAAGATTGGTGGCTCAATGCATATGGCTATTGGTGAGGCTTTTCATGAAGCAGGTGGTAAAAACGAATCTGCCATTCATTGGGATATGATTACAGATATGACCAATGAAGGAAAAATTTTTGCAGATGGAGAGCTTTTCTATGAAAACGGTAAGTTTAAGGAAGAGCTTTTAAAAAAGTAG
- the proS gene encoding proline--tRNA ligase, translating to MAKDKKLVESITDMEQDFPQWYTDVVKKADLTDYSTLKGCMIIRPYGYAIWELIQKELDRRFKETGHENVYMPMFIPESLLQKEKDHVEGFAPEVAWVTHGGETKLQERICVRPTSETLFCDHYANIIQSYRDLPKLYNQWCSVVRWEKTTRPFLRTTEFLWQEGHTAHATAEEAEEETVRMLNVYADFCHEYLAIPVVKGEKTAKERFAGAKATYTIESLMHDGKALQSGTSHNFGDGFAHAFGIQYTDKDNQLQYVHQTSWGMTTRLIGALIMVHGDNSGLVLPPMVAPTQVIIIPIAQHKEGVLEKAEALRAALSKTCRIKLDDTDKSAGWKFSEYEMKGVPLRLEVGPKDLEKNQAVIARRDTGEKIIVSLDELEEKIPALLQEVQDNLLRKATERRDSKTYTATNLEDFERTLNETPGFVKAMWCGDQACEDAIKEKTAATSRCIPFEQEEISDTCVCCGKKATHMVYWGRAY from the coding sequence ATGGCAAAGGACAAAAAACTAGTTGAATCCATTACCGATATGGAGCAGGATTTTCCTCAGTGGTACACTGACGTAGTAAAAAAAGCGGACTTAACTGATTATTCAACCTTAAAAGGTTGTATGATTATTCGTCCATACGGTTATGCAATTTGGGAATTAATTCAAAAGGAACTGGACAGACGTTTTAAGGAAACAGGACATGAAAACGTTTACATGCCTATGTTTATTCCTGAAAGTCTTCTCCAAAAAGAGAAGGATCATGTGGAGGGCTTTGCACCCGAAGTTGCTTGGGTAACCCATGGTGGTGAAACCAAATTACAGGAGCGTATTTGTGTTCGCCCTACTTCCGAAACTCTATTTTGCGATCATTACGCAAATATTATTCAATCTTATCGTGACCTACCTAAGCTTTACAATCAATGGTGCTCCGTTGTGCGTTGGGAAAAAACAACCCGCCCTTTCCTGAGAACCACAGAGTTTTTATGGCAGGAGGGTCATACTGCCCATGCAACTGCTGAGGAAGCAGAAGAAGAAACCGTACGCATGCTTAACGTTTATGCAGATTTTTGCCATGAATATTTGGCAATCCCTGTAGTTAAAGGTGAAAAAACAGCAAAAGAACGTTTTGCAGGTGCAAAAGCAACCTATACCATCGAAAGCTTGATGCATGACGGAAAAGCTTTGCAGTCAGGCACAAGCCATAACTTTGGCGATGGATTTGCCCATGCTTTCGGCATTCAGTATACAGATAAGGATAATCAGCTGCAATATGTTCACCAAACCAGTTGGGGCATGACAACCCGTTTGATTGGTGCATTGATTATGGTTCATGGTGACAACAGCGGACTTGTTTTACCTCCTATGGTAGCCCCCACACAGGTTATCATCATTCCCATTGCCCAGCATAAGGAAGGCGTTCTGGAAAAAGCTGAAGCTTTGAGAGCAGCCCTAAGCAAAACCTGCCGCATTAAATTGGATGATACAGATAAATCTGCCGGTTGGAAATTCAGTGAATACGAAATGAAGGGTGTTCCTCTTCGTTTGGAAGTTGGCCCTAAGGATTTGGAGAAAAATCAGGCGGTGATCGCAAGACGTGATACAGGGGAAAAAATCATTGTTTCTCTGGATGAACTGGAAGAAAAAATTCCCGCACTGCTTCAAGAAGTTCAGGATAACCTACTGAGAAAAGCAACAGAAAGAAGAGATTCCAAAACCTACACAGCTACAAACTTGGAGGATTTCGAACGCACCCTAAACGAAACACCAGGTTTTGTAAAAGCAATGTGGTGTGGCGATCAGGCATGCGAAGATGCAATCAAAGAAAAAACCGCCGCAACAAGCCGTTGTATCCCCTTTGAACAAGAAGAAATCTCCGATACCTGCGTTTGCTGCGGAAAAAAAGCAACCCATATGGTTTATTGGGGCAGAGCATATTAA
- a CDS encoding cysteine hydrolase family protein, with translation MKNILLVIDMQKDFIDGSLGTKEAQKIVDCVLNKISEYPKENIIATRDTHEENYLETQEGKNLPVVHCVRGTEGWQLDKRIAEALEGVRVLDKPTFGSVELAELLYQESKNEEIEVEMVGLCTDICVVSNAILLKAKMPEMKICVDSSCCAGVTPETHRAALTTLAMCQITVK, from the coding sequence ATGAAAAATATATTGCTTGTTATTGATATGCAGAAAGATTTTATCGATGGTTCTTTAGGAACGAAAGAAGCGCAGAAAATTGTGGACTGCGTACTGAATAAAATTAGTGAGTATCCCAAAGAGAATATTATTGCTACTAGAGACACCCATGAAGAAAACTATCTGGAGACCCAAGAAGGCAAAAATCTACCTGTTGTTCATTGTGTGCGAGGCACAGAAGGGTGGCAGTTGGATAAACGAATTGCAGAGGCTTTGGAGGGTGTGCGGGTACTTGATAAGCCCACCTTTGGTTCTGTGGAACTGGCGGAGCTGTTATATCAGGAATCAAAAAACGAGGAGATTGAAGTTGAAATGGTGGGCCTTTGTACAGATATTTGCGTCGTGTCCAATGCAATTTTACTAAAAGCGAAAATGCCTGAAATGAAAATTTGTGTGGATTCTTCCTGTTGTGCAGGGGTGACCCCTGAAACCCATCGGGCTGCGCTGACAACCTTGGCTATGTGCCAAATTACTGTGAAATGA